The proteins below are encoded in one region of Macrococcus armenti:
- a CDS encoding LLM class flavin-dependent oxidoreductase translates to MVNIKLPVSILNLAPVRKGSTNKEAVEQMTALAQLAEELGYRRYWIAEHHNTPNLVSSATSILISHVLQHTNTIEVGSGGIMLPNHAPLVVAEQFGTLATIYPDRVSLGLGRAPGTDMMTASALRRDRHDSVYTFPDEVKDLLQYFGPEEKQGFVKAYPGADTNVPIYILGSSTDSAHLAARLGLPYAFASHFAPEQMKEAIQIYRNLFTPSAFLKEPYVMVGTNVIIGETDEEAEYLATTMHQMFLSIIRNARIPMQPPVENMDALWSPQEKLMAMSRTATGFIGSETTVKRQLETFQEEFNVDEFIAVSYIYDIEKQHESYRKFKALTS, encoded by the coding sequence TTGGTAAATATTAAATTACCTGTTTCAATATTAAATTTAGCACCTGTCAGAAAAGGTTCGACGAATAAAGAAGCAGTAGAACAAATGACAGCACTCGCTCAACTTGCAGAAGAACTTGGATACAGAAGATACTGGATAGCAGAACATCACAATACCCCAAACTTAGTCAGCTCTGCAACGAGTATATTAATCAGTCACGTATTGCAGCATACAAATACTATTGAAGTCGGTTCTGGTGGCATAATGTTACCGAACCATGCACCACTAGTCGTGGCAGAACAATTCGGAACACTTGCTACAATTTATCCTGACCGAGTAAGTTTAGGACTTGGACGTGCACCTGGAACAGATATGATGACCGCAAGTGCATTGCGACGTGATCGACACGACAGTGTATACACTTTTCCGGATGAAGTAAAAGACCTGCTCCAATATTTTGGACCAGAAGAAAAACAAGGATTTGTTAAGGCATATCCAGGTGCAGATACAAATGTTCCGATTTATATATTAGGTTCATCTACAGACTCAGCACACTTAGCAGCACGATTAGGACTGCCATATGCATTTGCATCGCACTTTGCACCTGAACAGATGAAAGAAGCGATACAAATATACAGAAATTTATTTACACCGTCAGCATTTTTAAAAGAACCGTATGTAATGGTCGGAACAAATGTAATTATCGGAGAAACAGATGAAGAAGCAGAGTACTTAGCAACAACAATGCACCAAATGTTTTTAAGTATCATTCGAAATGCACGCATACCGATGCAACCACCTGTAGAAAATATGGACGCATTATGGAGCCCACAGGAAAAATTAATGGCAATGTCACGCACAGCGACTGGGTTTATCGGTTCAGAAACTACAGTGAAGAGACAGCTCGAAACATTTCAGGAAGAATTTAATGTAGATGAGTTTATTGCCGTAAGTTATATATATGACATTGAAAAACAACATGAAAGTTATCGTAAGTTTAAAGCACTAACTTCATAA
- the cymR gene encoding cysteine metabolism transcriptional regulator CymR yields MKISTKGRYGLTLMISLAKRYDKGETVSLKTIAEENHLSDLYLEQLVGPLRNAGLIKSVRGARGGYKLMKHPKEVTTSEIIRLLEGPITPVEGIEDEPPAQKQLWINIRDAVKKVLDETTLYDLMHYNESNPIEGYMFYI; encoded by the coding sequence ATGAAAATATCAACTAAAGGAAGATATGGTTTAACGTTAATGATATCGCTTGCGAAACGATACGATAAAGGTGAAACTGTATCATTAAAAACGATTGCAGAAGAAAATCATTTAAGTGACTTATACTTAGAACAACTTGTAGGACCACTTAGAAATGCGGGACTTATTAAAAGTGTACGTGGTGCAAGAGGTGGCTATAAGTTAATGAAACATCCGAAAGAAGTGACGACGAGCGAAATCATTCGCCTATTAGAAGGACCGATTACACCAGTTGAGGGGATTGAAGATGAACCGCCGGCACAGAAACAGTTATGGATTAATATTCGTGATGCCGTGAAGAAAGTGCTGGATGAAACGACTTTGTATGACTTAATGCATTATAATGAGAGCAATCCGATAGAAGGGTATATGTTCTATATATAA
- a CDS encoding replication-associated recombination protein A: protein MFLEPLAYRMRPNTIDDIIGQTHLVGPRGIIRRMVEAKRLSSMILYGPPGIGKTSIAQAIAGSTNVKFRQLNAVTNSKKDMQLIAEEAKMSGQVILLLDEIHRLDKGKQDFLLPHLEKGSIILIGATTSNPYHAINPAIRSRTQIFELYPHGDNEVKQALTRALNDEVNGYGDKHIQIDDDAVSHFVQSAAGDIRTALNALELAILSAQDDPVHITLQDAKDCLQKPSFNFDSDGDMHYDIMSAFQKSIRGSDVDASLHYLARLIEGGDLPTIARRLLVISYEDVGLASPGAGARTLAAIESAERLGFPEARIPLAQAVIELCLSPKSNSGISAIDHALKDVKTGKVGAIPKHLKDAHYQGAKDLGNGVGYKYPHSFESGYVVQQYLPDTLKHKQYYEPKTTSKAEQQFKQIYDNIKRQKR from the coding sequence ATTTTTTTGGAACCACTAGCATATAGAATGAGACCGAATACGATTGATGATATTATCGGACAGACACATCTCGTCGGTCCTCGTGGCATTATTAGACGTATGGTTGAGGCGAAACGTTTATCTTCAATGATATTATATGGACCTCCAGGCATCGGTAAAACGAGTATCGCACAGGCGATAGCAGGTAGTACGAATGTAAAGTTCAGACAACTGAATGCCGTAACGAATAGTAAAAAAGATATGCAGCTTATCGCTGAAGAGGCAAAGATGAGTGGCCAAGTTATTTTGTTACTGGATGAAATTCATCGACTCGATAAAGGAAAACAAGATTTCCTGCTGCCGCATCTTGAGAAAGGTAGCATTATACTCATCGGTGCGACGACGAGTAATCCTTATCATGCGATTAATCCAGCCATTCGCAGTAGAACTCAAATTTTCGAATTATATCCACACGGAGATAACGAAGTAAAGCAAGCATTAACACGTGCATTAAATGATGAAGTGAATGGATATGGTGATAAACATATTCAGATTGATGATGATGCTGTTTCACACTTTGTCCAAAGTGCTGCCGGCGATATCCGAACTGCACTTAATGCTTTGGAACTTGCAATTTTATCTGCACAAGATGATCCTGTTCATATAACGTTACAAGATGCTAAAGACTGTCTGCAGAAGCCAAGTTTTAATTTCGATTCTGATGGTGATATGCATTACGATATAATGAGCGCATTCCAGAAATCTATTCGTGGTAGTGATGTTGATGCAAGCCTTCATTATTTAGCACGCCTTATAGAAGGTGGCGATTTACCTACAATAGCAAGGCGACTGCTCGTCATCAGCTATGAAGATGTCGGACTTGCCTCACCAGGGGCTGGTGCGAGAACACTTGCTGCGATAGAATCTGCAGAGCGGCTAGGATTTCCGGAAGCTCGCATTCCACTTGCGCAAGCTGTAATAGAATTATGTTTAAGTCCGAAATCAAATTCTGGCATTAGTGCGATTGATCATGCACTAAAAGATGTTAAAACCGGTAAAGTCGGTGCGATACCGAAACATTTAAAGGATGCGCATTATCAAGGAGCTAAAGACTTAGGTAATGGTGTCGGCTATAAGTATCCACATAGCTTTGAAAGTGGGTATGTCGTGCAGCAGTACTTACCGGATACGCTTAAACATAAACAATATTATGAACCGAAAACGACAAGTAAAGCAGAACAACAGTTTAAACAAATTTATGACAATATAAAACGACAAAAGCGCTAA
- a CDS encoding ABC transporter permease: MGKLIYNEWIKYFNRLGTWVMFALIILFMLLPVLLTMQFGSTKYDHKTYGDNWKTEVKKDIKDMQTELAKINKKKEKDREVEDYNKLATYESRISELSFYLKKDVQPPAGNDVYSDMLGINGFIPLIAIMITVMCGGLMSREHQQGTIKLLLIRPASRIKIFASKLIFAFIASFLFLLFGYVVKFIISLITSQMNPTSKIAVKSGEEMKYKMVEFMPLLMRHFANDYMYVVIFAVIAFSLSVLFRNTSLSIGVAFTLLFFGDIAVTFLQSKTELVKFLWPANWGLNQYNIDNIAPLPVDDMTFTFSLIYNIVALLIVIIVTAVIFKKRDVAN, translated from the coding sequence TTGGGTAAGCTGATTTATAATGAATGGATTAAATATTTCAATCGCCTAGGAACGTGGGTGATGTTCGCTTTAATTATTTTATTTATGTTATTGCCCGTTTTACTGACGATGCAGTTTGGTTCAACGAAGTATGACCATAAAACGTATGGTGATAACTGGAAAACAGAAGTGAAAAAAGATATTAAAGATATGCAGACGGAACTTGCAAAAATTAATAAAAAGAAAGAAAAAGATAGGGAAGTAGAAGATTATAATAAACTTGCGACATACGAAAGTCGTATTTCTGAGTTGTCATTCTACTTGAAAAAAGATGTTCAGCCACCTGCTGGAAATGATGTATATAGTGATATGCTCGGTATTAATGGTTTTATCCCTTTAATCGCAATCATGATCACAGTTATGTGTGGCGGATTAATGTCGCGTGAACATCAGCAAGGCACGATTAAACTGTTATTAATACGCCCGGCATCAAGAATTAAAATATTTGCATCAAAATTAATATTTGCATTTATCGCGTCATTTTTATTCCTGTTATTTGGATATGTCGTGAAGTTCATCATTAGTCTTATTACATCTCAAATGAATCCGACAAGTAAGATTGCTGTAAAGAGTGGAGAAGAGATGAAATATAAAATGGTAGAATTCATGCCATTACTGATGAGACATTTTGCAAATGATTATATGTACGTTGTTATATTTGCAGTGATTGCATTTAGTCTATCCGTACTGTTCAGAAACACTTCATTAAGTATCGGTGTCGCTTTTACGTTATTGTTCTTCGGTGATATTGCTGTCACGTTCTTACAAAGTAAAACTGAACTCGTAAAGTTTTTATGGCCGGCGAACTGGGGACTGAATCAATATAATATTGATAATATTGCGCCACTTCCGGTTGATGATATGACGTTTACTTTCAGTTTAATTTACAACATTGTTGCGCTACTCATCGTAATTATCGTAACTGCAGTTATATTTAAGAAAAGAGATGTAGCAAACTAA
- a CDS encoding ABC transporter ATP-binding protein, with protein MESQQYSLEVTNLHKKIGKKEIIKDLNFTVNKGEVFGFLGPNGAGKTTTIRMIVGLTTPTEGDIKVLGKSVVQNRSEVMKDIGAIVENPELYPFLSGYENLKQFARMQKGITKADIDRVVKLVGLESRIKDKVKKYSLGMRQRLGLAQALLHKPKILILDEPTNGLDPAGIREIRDYIKKLAKEENMSVIVSSHLMSEMELMCDRFGIIKNGKMVQIEEVNQSVTLDTIVKHTLDLYPPERAQAFFKRIDKQYYQEGDTYTIDIASKDIPELIRNIVKDDIDIYSVTKEKVSLEDRFMNITNDGGVHIG; from the coding sequence ATGGAAAGTCAGCAATATAGTCTTGAAGTCACTAATCTTCACAAAAAGATTGGCAAGAAAGAAATTATTAAAGATCTGAACTTCACTGTAAATAAAGGAGAAGTATTTGGCTTCCTCGGTCCGAACGGTGCAGGTAAAACGACGACAATCCGTATGATTGTAGGATTAACAACACCAACAGAAGGTGACATTAAAGTACTTGGAAAGTCTGTCGTGCAAAATCGTTCAGAAGTAATGAAAGATATCGGTGCAATTGTAGAAAATCCTGAGCTTTATCCATTTTTATCTGGCTATGAAAACTTAAAGCAGTTTGCACGTATGCAAAAAGGGATAACGAAAGCTGATATCGACCGTGTTGTGAAGCTTGTCGGGCTCGAGTCACGTATAAAGGATAAAGTGAAGAAGTATTCACTCGGTATGCGTCAACGTTTAGGTCTGGCACAGGCGCTATTACATAAACCAAAAATTTTAATTTTGGACGAACCGACAAATGGATTAGATCCGGCTGGTATTCGTGAAATTCGTGACTACATAAAGAAACTCGCTAAAGAAGAAAATATGTCAGTAATCGTTTCAAGCCATTTAATGAGTGAGATGGAACTGATGTGTGACCGATTCGGTATTATTAAAAATGGTAAGATGGTACAAATTGAAGAAGTCAATCAATCTGTAACATTAGATACGATTGTTAAACATACGTTAGACTTATATCCTCCTGAACGTGCACAGGCATTTTTTAAGCGTATTGATAAACAGTATTATCAGGAAGGAGATACGTATACAATTGATATCGCAAGTAAAGATATACCGGAATTGATCCGTAATATCGTAAAGGATGATATTGATATATATAGTGTTACGAAAGAAAAAGTATCACTTGAAGATCGCTTTATGAATATTACGAATGACGGAGGTGTGCACATTGGGTAA
- a CDS encoding tRNA threonylcarbamoyladenosine dehydratase, which produces MKHQFSRNELAYGKEGLEALNNKTVMILGVGGVGSFAAEALARTNIGHIILIDKDDVDITNVNRQIHALTTTVGQSKVTLMEERIKLINPECKVTPLHMFYTDETYEEIFKYDIDYVVDASDTIMYKIHLMKECLKRNIKIISSMGAANKTDPTRFQIADISKTHTDPMAKVIRTKLRKEKIYKGIPVVFSDESPIVIREDVKSYVGNPDANIRKAQMPPSSNAFVPSAVGLICASYVVNDILKDFPVTRVKDK; this is translated from the coding sequence ATGAAACATCAATTTTCAAGAAATGAACTTGCTTATGGTAAAGAAGGATTAGAAGCATTAAATAATAAAACGGTTATGATACTAGGTGTCGGTGGTGTAGGTTCATTCGCTGCAGAAGCGTTAGCGCGTACAAATATAGGACACATTATACTGATTGATAAAGACGACGTAGATATTACGAATGTAAATCGTCAAATTCATGCTTTGACGACAACTGTAGGACAGTCGAAAGTAACATTGATGGAAGAGCGTATTAAACTGATTAATCCTGAATGTAAAGTAACGCCACTGCATATGTTTTACACAGATGAAACGTATGAAGAAATCTTCAAATATGATATCGATTATGTTGTTGATGCATCAGATACTATTATGTACAAAATTCACCTCATGAAAGAATGTCTGAAACGCAACATTAAAATTATTTCAAGTATGGGTGCTGCCAACAAAACGGATCCGACGCGTTTCCAAATTGCGGATATTTCTAAAACGCATACGGATCCTATGGCGAAAGTTATTCGTACAAAACTTCGTAAAGAAAAAATCTATAAAGGAATTCCAGTCGTATTCTCAGATGAAAGCCCGATTGTTATTCGTGAAGACGTGAAATCATATGTCGGAAACCCAGATGCAAATATTCGAAAAGCACAGATGCCGCCATCATCAAATGCATTTGTACCTAGTGCTGTAGGTTTAATTTGTGCAAGTTATGTCGTCAATGATATATTAAAGGATTTTCCTGTAACACGCGTGAAAGACAAATAA
- the aspS gene encoding aspartate--tRNA ligase, which yields MDNRTTYCGLVTESYIGQEIVLKGWVQKRRDLGGLIFIDLRDREGVVQIVFNPDFSKDALAIAETIRSEYVIEVHGKVTMRDEAVINNKIKTGKVEVQVSDVTIINKSETPPFQIEAETDSSEDVRLKYRYLDLRREPLANTFKMRHQITRAVRNYLDESGFYEVETPVLTKSTPEGARDYLVPSRVQEGEFYALPQSPQIFKQLLMIGGFDKYYQIVKCFRDEDLRADRQPEFTQIDIEMSFVDQEDVMAMNEGMLKRIMKDVKGIDIVTPFPRMTYEEAMRDYGIDKPDTRFDMKLVTLNELASKMEFKVFKGAVENGGAVKAIVVKGASDKYSRKDIDALQEYAKIYGAKGLAWVKVTEEGLNGPIAKFFEESHVTELLAETKAETGDLILFVADKWSVVNASLANLRNKLGKELGLIDENKFNFLWVTDWPLFEYDEELDRYFAAHHPFTAPKKEHIDLLKTDKEKVQANAYDVVLNGYELGGGSIRIHDQEMQAKMFEALGFSDEEAQEQFGFLMDAFKYGAPPHGGIALGLDRMVMLLSGRTNLRDVIAFPKTASATCLLTDAPGKVDDKQLEELHIKLNIENSEN from the coding sequence ATGGATAACAGAACAACTTATTGTGGCTTAGTCACTGAATCATATATCGGACAGGAAATCGTACTAAAAGGATGGGTACAAAAACGTCGAGACCTTGGAGGATTAATTTTTATTGATCTGCGTGACCGTGAAGGGGTCGTTCAGATCGTTTTCAATCCTGACTTCTCAAAAGATGCTTTAGCGATTGCTGAAACAATCCGTTCTGAATATGTTATAGAAGTTCATGGTAAAGTGACGATGCGTGATGAAGCGGTCATAAATAATAAAATTAAAACAGGTAAAGTAGAAGTGCAAGTGAGTGATGTAACAATTATTAACAAATCTGAAACACCTCCGTTCCAGATTGAAGCTGAAACGGATAGTTCAGAAGATGTACGCTTGAAATACCGTTATTTAGATTTACGTCGTGAACCTTTAGCAAATACATTTAAAATGCGTCACCAAATTACACGTGCAGTGCGCAACTATCTTGATGAAAGTGGATTTTATGAGGTTGAAACGCCTGTACTAACGAAATCTACTCCTGAAGGTGCGCGTGACTATTTAGTACCTTCACGTGTACAGGAAGGTGAATTTTATGCATTACCACAGTCACCACAAATCTTTAAACAGCTATTAATGATTGGTGGCTTTGATAAATATTATCAAATCGTTAAATGTTTCCGTGATGAAGATTTACGTGCTGACCGTCAACCTGAATTCACTCAAATCGATATTGAGATGAGTTTCGTCGATCAGGAAGATGTTATGGCCATGAATGAAGGTATGTTAAAACGTATTATGAAAGATGTTAAAGGTATTGATATTGTAACGCCATTCCCACGTATGACATACGAAGAAGCAATGCGTGATTATGGAATTGATAAACCAGATACACGTTTTGATATGAAACTTGTAACGTTAAATGAATTAGCTTCAAAGATGGAATTTAAAGTATTTAAAGGTGCAGTAGAAAATGGCGGTGCAGTTAAAGCAATCGTAGTAAAAGGCGCTAGCGATAAGTATTCTCGTAAAGATATTGATGCGTTACAGGAATATGCAAAAATTTATGGTGCTAAAGGTTTAGCGTGGGTTAAAGTGACCGAAGAAGGTTTAAACGGACCGATTGCGAAATTCTTTGAAGAAAGTCACGTGACGGAATTATTAGCTGAAACGAAAGCTGAAACTGGAGATTTAATTTTATTTGTTGCAGATAAATGGAGTGTCGTTAACGCGAGTCTTGCAAACTTACGTAACAAACTCGGTAAAGAACTTGGATTAATCGATGAGAATAAATTCAACTTCTTATGGGTAACAGACTGGCCATTATTTGAATATGATGAGGAATTAGATCGTTACTTTGCAGCACATCATCCGTTTACAGCACCGAAAAAAGAACATATTGACCTGCTTAAAACGGATAAAGAAAAAGTTCAGGCAAATGCGTATGACGTTGTATTAAATGGTTATGAGCTTGGTGGAGGATCTATTCGTATACATGATCAGGAAATGCAGGCGAAAATGTTTGAAGCGTTAGGATTCAGTGACGAAGAGGCGCAGGAGCAGTTTGGATTCTTAATGGATGCGTTTAAATATGGTGCACCACCACATGGCGGTATCGCATTAGGTTTAGACCGTATGGTAATGTTACTATCAGGCCGTACAAACTTACGAGATGTTATTGCTTTTCCTAAAACTGCAAGTGCAACTTGTTTATTAACAGATGCACCTGGTAAAGTAGATGATAAGCAACTTGAGGAGTTACACATTAAATTAAATATTGAAAATTCAGAAAACTAG
- the hisS gene encoding histidine--tRNA ligase, giving the protein MINIPRGTQDILPAETAKWRFVESKLHEIAASYNYKEIRTPMFESTDLFARGVGDSTDIVQKEMYTFKDKGDRSLTLRPEGTAAVVRSYIENKMNGNANQPVKLYYNGPMFRYERKQKGRYRQFVQFGVEAIGSENPAIDAEVIHMVYSIYKAFGLKHIKIVLNSIGDMESREEYKQALIKHFEPHIENFCDDCKNRLHTNPMRILDCKVDRDQPAVQSAPRITDFLNDYSRNYYEEVKQYLDLLNIPYVEDANLVRGLDYYTHTAFEVMSEAEGFGAITTLCGGGRYNGLLEMLDGPKETGIGFALSIERLLLAIEAEGIALDVEESVDIFVVTMPETVKEAVKIIAELRNAGIRCDMDYLGRKMKGQMKQADRIHAKYTVVLGSNEIETNEIQIKAMYTGESETIQLQDIASYIKGEL; this is encoded by the coding sequence ATGATTAATATACCAAGAGGAACACAAGATATATTACCAGCTGAAACAGCAAAATGGCGTTTTGTAGAATCTAAATTACACGAAATTGCTGCGAGCTATAACTATAAAGAAATTCGTACACCAATGTTTGAAAGTACCGATTTATTTGCGCGAGGCGTAGGAGATTCAACAGATATCGTTCAAAAAGAAATGTATACATTTAAAGATAAAGGCGATCGTAGTTTAACATTGCGTCCTGAAGGTACAGCAGCAGTAGTGAGAAGTTATATTGAGAATAAAATGAATGGTAATGCAAATCAACCGGTAAAACTATATTATAACGGTCCGATGTTCCGTTATGAACGTAAGCAAAAAGGCCGTTACCGTCAATTCGTTCAGTTCGGTGTTGAAGCTATCGGTAGTGAAAATCCAGCGATTGATGCGGAAGTTATCCATATGGTATACAGCATTTATAAAGCTTTTGGGTTAAAGCATATTAAAATTGTACTGAATTCAATCGGAGACATGGAAAGCCGTGAAGAATATAAACAAGCACTGATCAAACATTTCGAACCACATATCGAGAATTTCTGTGATGACTGTAAAAATAGGTTACATACGAATCCGATGCGTATTCTTGATTGTAAAGTAGATCGTGATCAGCCTGCAGTTCAATCAGCACCTAGAATTACGGACTTTTTAAATGACTATTCACGAAATTATTATGAAGAAGTGAAGCAATATTTAGATTTACTGAACATCCCGTATGTAGAAGATGCGAATTTAGTACGCGGACTTGATTACTATACACATACAGCATTTGAAGTGATGAGTGAAGCGGAAGGTTTCGGAGCGATTACTACATTATGTGGTGGCGGTCGTTATAACGGTTTACTTGAAATGCTGGACGGTCCTAAAGAAACAGGAATTGGCTTTGCATTAAGTATTGAACGGTTACTCCTTGCAATAGAAGCAGAAGGCATTGCACTTGATGTTGAAGAATCAGTAGATATATTTGTTGTGACGATGCCCGAAACTGTGAAGGAAGCAGTAAAGATTATCGCTGAACTTCGCAATGCAGGTATACGTTGTGATATGGATTATCTCGGTCGCAAAATGAAAGGTCAGATGAAGCAGGCAGACCGTATACATGCTAAGTATACAGTTGTGCTTGGCAGCAACGAAATTGAAACGAATGAAATTCAAATTAAAGCGATGTACACTGGGGAAAGTGAAACGATACAACTACAGGATATTGCATCTTATATTAAAGGAGAGTTATAA
- a CDS encoding N-acetylmuramoyl-L-alanine amidase: MRRIKLTMKGLSTVLGVLLIILVVLICLGIYSKQQTEPTALTMVEDNALRTGPNAAYPEIFKVEKGESFKILKREKKWFFVSNDDKKGWIAGWHTNLDIKRDFVQSEQPLKGKTIIIDPGHGGEDQGASSKKGTKEKEITLKTSLMLRDKLKDEGATVVMTRTTDEYVKLGDRKGKADAFISIHADALDGSVPHGLTVYYHKESQKILADTLHLAIKKKAMLSDRGVRQENYQVIRQTKQPAVLLELGYISNPTDENLMNDEIYRQITTTSIVDGLKNYFTY; the protein is encoded by the coding sequence ATGAGACGTATAAAGTTAACAATGAAAGGTTTGAGCACGGTGCTTGGTGTGCTTTTGATCATCTTAGTCGTGCTGATCTGTCTTGGTATTTACTCAAAACAGCAAACGGAACCTACTGCGCTAACGATGGTAGAAGATAATGCACTGAGAACTGGACCGAACGCTGCGTACCCAGAAATATTCAAAGTTGAAAAAGGCGAAAGCTTTAAAATATTAAAACGAGAAAAAAAGTGGTTTTTCGTAAGCAACGATGACAAAAAAGGTTGGATCGCCGGATGGCACACAAACCTAGACATTAAACGCGACTTTGTTCAGAGTGAACAACCCTTAAAAGGGAAGACGATTATTATCGATCCAGGACATGGAGGAGAAGACCAGGGTGCTTCAAGTAAAAAAGGTACGAAAGAAAAAGAAATCACATTAAAAACGAGTTTAATGTTAAGGGATAAGTTAAAGGATGAAGGTGCAACGGTCGTAATGACGCGTACGACAGATGAATATGTGAAGCTCGGTGACAGAAAAGGAAAAGCAGATGCTTTTATCAGCATACATGCTGATGCCCTGGACGGTAGTGTGCCACACGGTCTTACTGTTTATTATCATAAGGAATCACAGAAAATTCTTGCGGATACGCTGCATTTAGCGATAAAGAAAAAAGCGATGTTATCAGACCGTGGTGTCAGACAGGAAAACTACCAGGTCATTCGTCAGACGAAACAACCTGCTGTATTATTGGAACTCGGTTATATTAGTAATCCGACAGATGAAAATCTGATGAATGATGAAATTTACCGTCAAATAACTACAACGAGTATCGTTGACGGCCTTAAAAATTACTTTACGTATTAA
- the dtd gene encoding D-aminoacyl-tRNA deacylase gives MRIVVQRVKHASVTSGDYFGEINRGLMLLVGVHEMSTKADAEALAEKIVKSRIFEDDNEKMNLSIQDVGGEILSISQFTLYADVKKGNRPSFAKAMKPDEANELYKYFNVLLEQKSINVVQGCFGETMDIALINEGPVTIIFESHNGKVI, from the coding sequence ATGAGAATAGTTGTACAGAGAGTCAAACATGCTTCTGTAACGAGCGGAGATTATTTTGGCGAAATTAATCGTGGATTAATGTTGCTCGTCGGCGTACATGAAATGAGTACAAAAGCGGATGCCGAGGCACTTGCTGAAAAAATTGTAAAGTCGAGAATATTTGAAGATGATAATGAAAAGATGAATTTATCGATTCAGGATGTTGGTGGTGAAATCTTATCAATATCCCAATTCACATTATATGCAGATGTAAAAAAAGGGAATCGTCCAAGTTTTGCTAAAGCGATGAAACCGGATGAGGCGAATGAACTTTACAAGTACTTTAATGTTTTATTAGAACAAAAATCGATTAATGTCGTACAGGGATGTTTCGGCGAAACGATGGATATCGCTTTAATTAATGAAGGCCCTGTAACGATTATTTTTGAAAGTCATAACGGTAAAGTTATATGA